CCGGAACACTTCGGCCATCACCGCTTCCGACAGCGCCTCAGCAGGCGCGCCCTGCGATGCCAATCGTCCCTCCGACAGCACCAGCACATGATCCGCAAAGCGCGCGGCGAGGCCGAGATCGTGGGTTACGACGATCACGAGTACGCCCGTGTCGGCGACGCTACGCAGCCTCTGCATCACGTCGATCTGATGGCGGGGATCGAGCGAGGCCGTCGGTTCGTCGGCGAGGATGACAGGCGCCTCCACCGCGAGCACGCGGGCCAGCGCGACGCGGCTGCGCTCGCCGCCGGAGAGTTCGGTGACGCGGCGGTCGCTGAACGCGGTGACATCGACCGCCTGCATCGCCCGCAGCACCGCCTCCATGTCGTCAGGCGACAGCCGGGCCGGATCGGTCGCGCCGTGCGGATAGCGGCCGAGCGCGACGATGTCGCGCGCCGGCAGCGGCCAGTGCACCATGTGCCCCTGCGGCAGATAGGCAAAGCGCCTGGCGCGCTCGCGCAAGGACAGCGACGACAGCGCATCGCCGCCGATCCTGATGTCGCCGCTGGAGGGGATCAGCCCGGCCAGCGCGCGGAGCAGCGTGGTCTTGCCCGCGCCGTTCGGACCAACCAGCGCCACCAGATGCCCCGACGACAGCGACAGCGAGATGTCGTGCAGCACGTCCCGGCGGCCGAGCGAGGCGTTGAGATTGGTTGCGGACAGCAGCGTCATGCCACGCCTCCGCCGAGCGCGCGGCGTTCGCGCATGATCAGATAGAGGAAGAACGGCACGCCGATGATCGAGGTCAGCACGCCGACCTTGATGTCGGAGGTCGAGGGGATGATGCGCACCGCGATATCGGCCGCCAGCAGCAGCGCCGCGCCCGCGAGCGCGCTCGGCACCAGGAGCCGCGCCGGATCGTGGCCGATCAGGGGCCGCATCAGATGCGGCGCG
The DNA window shown above is from Bradyrhizobium sp. ISRA464 and carries:
- a CDS encoding ABC transporter ATP-binding protein — encoded protein: MTLLSATNLNASLGRRDVLHDISLSLSSGHLVALVGPNGAGKTTLLRALAGLIPSSGDIRIGGDALSSLSLRERARRFAYLPQGHMVHWPLPARDIVALGRYPHGATDPARLSPDDMEAVLRAMQAVDVTAFSDRRVTELSGGERSRVALARVLAVEAPVILADEPTASLDPRHQIDVMQRLRSVADTGVLVIVVTHDLGLAARFADHVLVLSEGRLASQGAPAEALSEAVMAEVFRISAYRAEYQREAVIVPWADV